A region from the Agrococcus sp. SL85 genome encodes:
- a CDS encoding GNAT family N-acetyltransferase, with translation MSAAGIEIVDVPVPETWDGDDEGARLLRTLVDVRNAVVVDGWGGDASHAVTYQEAWAQWRRQEGESQELRTIALLDGEPVGRGYACRGLLEATTLAEVDVMVVPGARGRGVGAALADDLIARMRASGATTFQAWADHHPAPGPTIAPPTGHGAVPADSPQVRMLQRYGFALEQVERMSELRLADVRAGLEAHGAEAEALALPRYRAETWTGRTPEHRLASLAALHSRMSVDAPSAGLEHEAEAWDAERLRRYEASQVDGGRTLLRAIAVDAATDEVVAYTTLTGSGGGAPWYQHDTLVHGDHRGHRLGMLVKVANLLALDAHEPAAIVRTWNAEENRPMLAVNEALGFVAICGEGAWQRKDAA, from the coding sequence ATGAGCGCGGCAGGCATCGAGATCGTCGACGTGCCCGTGCCCGAGACCTGGGACGGCGACGACGAGGGGGCGCGGCTGCTGCGCACGCTCGTCGACGTGCGGAACGCCGTCGTCGTCGACGGCTGGGGCGGCGACGCGAGCCACGCCGTCACGTACCAGGAGGCCTGGGCGCAGTGGCGCCGGCAGGAGGGCGAGTCGCAGGAGCTGCGCACGATCGCGCTGCTCGACGGCGAGCCCGTCGGGCGGGGCTACGCGTGCCGCGGGCTGCTCGAGGCGACGACGCTCGCCGAGGTCGACGTCATGGTCGTGCCCGGCGCGCGCGGCCGCGGCGTGGGCGCCGCGCTCGCCGACGACCTCATCGCGCGGATGCGCGCGAGCGGCGCGACGACGTTCCAGGCGTGGGCCGACCACCACCCGGCCCCCGGCCCCACGATCGCGCCGCCCACGGGCCACGGGGCCGTGCCCGCCGACTCCCCGCAGGTGCGGATGCTGCAACGCTACGGCTTCGCGCTCGAGCAGGTGGAGCGCATGAGCGAGCTGCGCCTCGCGGACGTGCGCGCCGGCCTCGAGGCGCACGGCGCGGAGGCCGAGGCGCTCGCGCTGCCGCGCTACCGCGCGGAGACGTGGACGGGCCGCACGCCCGAGCACCGGCTCGCCTCCCTCGCGGCCCTCCACTCGCGCATGTCCGTCGACGCGCCCTCGGCGGGGCTCGAGCACGAGGCCGAGGCCTGGGACGCCGAGCGCCTGCGCCGCTACGAGGCGAGCCAGGTGGACGGCGGGCGCACGCTGCTGCGCGCGATCGCCGTCGACGCGGCGACCGACGAGGTCGTGGCCTACACGACGCTCACGGGCTCGGGCGGCGGCGCGCCCTGGTACCAGCACGACACGCTCGTGCACGGCGACCACCGCGGCCACCGGCTGGGGATGCTCGTGAAGGTCGCCAACCTGCTCGCGCTCGACGCGCACGAGCCCGCCGCGATCGTGCGCACCTGGAACGCCGAGGAGAACCGCCCGATGCTCGCGGTGAACGAGGCGCTCGGCTTCGTCGCGATCTGCGGCGAGGGCGCCTGGCAGCGGAAGGACGCGGCATGA
- a CDS encoding class I SAM-dependent methyltransferase → MGRLEVVAHGAAFAGTGVDIGALALLERLPAMSDAPEAIDLACGTGVLGTALALARPGIRVLATDASAAAAASAAATAAANGVADRVRVRRADGLEGVPDASAPLILLNPPFHIGAAVHTGAAERLIADAGRALAPGGELWCVWNAHLGYRPLLARIGETRQVARNAKFVVTATRR, encoded by the coding sequence GTGGGCAGGCTCGAGGTCGTCGCGCACGGGGCGGCCTTCGCCGGCACCGGCGTCGACATCGGGGCGCTCGCGCTGCTCGAGCGGCTGCCTGCCATGTCGGATGCGCCGGAGGCGATCGACCTCGCGTGCGGCACGGGCGTGCTCGGCACCGCGCTCGCCCTCGCGCGTCCGGGCATCCGGGTGCTGGCGACCGACGCCTCTGCCGCCGCGGCCGCCTCGGCCGCCGCGACCGCGGCCGCGAACGGCGTCGCCGACCGCGTGCGGGTGCGCCGGGCCGACGGCCTCGAGGGCGTGCCAGACGCCTCCGCGCCGCTCATCCTGCTGAACCCACCGTTCCACATCGGCGCCGCCGTGCACACGGGCGCGGCGGAGCGGCTCATCGCCGACGCAGGGCGCGCGCTCGCGCCCGGCGGCGAGCTGTGGTGCGTGTGGAACGCGCACCTCGGCTACCGGCCGCTGCTCGCCCGCATCGGCGAGACCCGCCAGGTCGCCAGGAACGCCAAGTTCGTCGTCACCGCGACGCGCCGCTGA
- a CDS encoding DNA-3-methyladenine glycosylase family protein produces MPGATGVLAWLAPRAVPRIEAVLPSQGGLAAYRRSLRGAAGPRVASAAVVVDEASTEDPDLARLFDLGGTAARAEADARLTWAAERHGAPALARAVAAEPALAQPGCADAHEMLVRAIVGQQITVAAATLQLGLLSAAGDPLPEALVEDGIDRLFPTMAQVASGADLLRGPAAKTAAVRRAAEVVASGAIEVAPGADLARMRAELQALKGIGPWTVGYLSLRLGDPDVLLLGDVAVRKGARHLGIDDLPALAADCAGHRSALMLRCWAAAAAPPPAA; encoded by the coding sequence GTGCCCGGCGCGACCGGCGTGCTCGCCTGGCTCGCGCCGCGCGCGGTGCCCCGCATCGAGGCCGTCCTGCCATCGCAGGGCGGCCTCGCCGCGTACCGGCGCTCGCTGCGCGGCGCGGCGGGCCCGCGCGTGGCCTCCGCCGCCGTGGTCGTCGACGAGGCGTCCACCGAGGACCCCGACCTCGCGCGGCTGTTCGACCTCGGCGGCACCGCGGCGCGCGCCGAGGCGGACGCGCGGCTGACGTGGGCGGCCGAGCGGCACGGCGCGCCTGCGCTCGCCCGCGCGGTCGCCGCGGAGCCGGCGCTCGCGCAGCCCGGCTGCGCCGATGCGCACGAGATGCTCGTGCGCGCGATCGTCGGGCAGCAGATCACCGTCGCGGCCGCGACGCTGCAGCTGGGGCTGCTCTCGGCGGCGGGCGACCCGCTCCCGGAGGCGCTCGTCGAGGACGGCATCGACCGCCTCTTCCCCACGATGGCGCAGGTGGCCTCCGGTGCCGACCTGCTGCGAGGGCCTGCGGCGAAGACCGCGGCCGTGCGCCGCGCGGCCGAGGTCGTGGCCTCCGGCGCCATCGAGGTGGCGCCCGGCGCCGACCTCGCGCGGATGCGCGCCGAGCTGCAGGCACTCAAGGGCATCGGCCCGTGGACCGTCGGCTACCTCTCGCTGCGCCTCGGCGACCCCGACGTGCTGCTGCTCGGCGACGTGGCCGTGCGGAAGGGCGCGCGCCACCTCGGCATCGACGACCTCCCGGCGCTCGCCGCCGACTGCGCGGGGCACCGCTCGGCGCTCATGCTGCGCTGCTGGGCGGCCGCCGCGGCGCCGCCGCCCGCGGCCTGA